The sequence below is a genomic window from Photobacterium atrarenae.
CAGTCAGACAGACCTTGCCGCTCATATCACCACACTGGAAGTTGCCGGCACTGGTATCACAGGTGGCCAGCTCGGCAGTGACGGTACCCGGGACGGGAGCCGGAACGTAGTTGCCATTGGTGTTGATCAGGCGGTTGTGCGGGACGACGCCACGATCAAAATAGCTTTGGCCGGCCAGGGAGATGTCTGCCAGACGACCTTCGCCCAGGGTAACTGTCGACAGGATCGCTTCACCCGGGGCGGCAATTTCAACCTGGTTGGTGGCTTGCGAGAACACCGCGTGATGCTTTTGGTTATCAATTGCCGCGACAGACATGACGGAATCATAAGAGGCCGGGTAGCTGTGGGCGGTGTTGCCATCGTTACCGGCTGCAGCGATCAGCAGCACGCCGTTGTCATAATGCTGTTTCAGGGCATTTTCCTCGGTGCGGCTCGACTGGCTGCCCCCCAGGCTCATGTTGATCACATTGGCATTGTTGGCGACACAGGTATCAATGGCCTTGACCAGGCTGGAAGAGTAGCCCCAACCGGATTCGTTAAACACTTTAACGATATGCAGGTTCACGTTCTGGTTCGGCAGGACACCGACAACCCCTTCGTTATTCGAGATCGCCGCAATGGTCCCGGCAACGTGGGTGCCGTGTGCATTGTTATTCCCCGGGGAAGACCAGCTGCCGGTACCGCTGTCGTTGGTACCGTTCACCTGGTTACCGCTGAGATCGTTGTGGGCGAGATCATAGCCGGAGTCAATAATACAGACAGTACGGTTGCCGGCGTTCATGTCGCTGAGCTGCGTGGCACCGACGAAGGTCTGCCCCCAGGGCAGAGTTTCAGACAGCAAGTACCGTGGCGGATCGATTTCCACGTATTCGACATCCGGATTAGATTCCAGTGTTTGAAGCGCGCTTGCATCCAGCTCGGCGCTGTAAAGGGCTTTTTTCCCGATGGCTTCAACAGCTTTTGCGTTGACGCGATCAAGTAGAGACTGCTGAGCTAAGTGGTTGCCGGAGAACGGGCTGGCACTCCTGACTGCCAAACCAGACTGCGGCTGATCTTTAAATTTTACAATATATTTCATCGGCATATCCGGCTTTCCGAACCCTGCCAACTCATCAGCCGTTGCATGAGCGCCGCACGCCATCGCGGCCACCGGTAACAGGCAACGTACCATTTTAGCTGTGTTTGTTAATTTCATTCGCTCTTCCTTTTTTGAGCATTGTTATAATCCAAATCAATGATATCTATTCACTTTTAATGAATAAGTGCACTTTTTCAGTGACAGAACACGTATAGCTGCTGTGTAGAGAAGATGTGAGAAAAAAAGAAGATGAGAATTAAGAAGTTGGCTGCATATCAGATATTCAACTAGAAGAGTAAACATGAACCAGATGAATATTAATATTGATTCCTATTCCGTTATCCATATGGTCTGAATTTCTATACGTAATAGGTGCAATATTATGCTTTGGTTGGTATTACCCTGGCGGTCACGCCGCCAGAGACGGAGGAGGGGATTAGCGGCGCTTAATTTTTCTCGGGATCACTTCCACGCCGGTGCGGTAACGGCCGGCTGTGGCATTGAGGGCCAGCTCCAGGGCATTCTCCGCAATCAGCTCAAATTGTTGGGGGAGTGACTGGATCTTGATCGGCAGGAAGTCGAGCAAGCGGTTATCACCAAAGGTTGCCAGGCGGGTGCGTTGCATGAGCTCCGGGTTGGCAAGCAGGCAATCGAGGATCCCTTCAAACAGCGTATAAGAGGTGGCCAGAATCGCCTCGGGCAGGCAGTTCTGGTCAATCCATTGTTGCACCAGTTGCTGGCCTTGTTCCTGACTGAAGTGATCGCCATAGGCAACCTGAATAGCGAGAGCGGGCCGGGTCGCCTGAATGGCTGAGCGAAATCCTTGTTCACGCTCAACGGAGACGCCCAGCTCAGGTACTGCACCGATCAGTCCGATGCTGGCGATGTCATCACTGAGCAGGCTTTGGGTCAGCTCGAACGCACCTTCCAGATCTTCACTGATCACACTGGCAAAGAGTTCATCATCCATCGCCCGGTCGATCGCAATGACCGGGACACCGGCAGTTTGAATGTTGTGATAGAACGGGTGATCGGTTGGCAGTGCACTGGCGACCAACAGCGCATCAATGCGACGGCTGAGTAGGTTGTCGGCCACTTTCATCTCGGTGTCCATATCATCATCGGAGCAGGAGATGATCAACTGATAGCCGGCTTTGCGGGCATCTCGTTCCAGCAGCTTAGCCAGTCTGGCGTAACTGCTGTTTTCCAGATCCGGAATGATCAGTCCCAGCGAACGGCTGCTGCCGGCGCGCAGCGACGTCGCTGCGTGATCCGGGCGGAAATTAAACTCATCTACCACAGCCATAACTTTCTGTTGGGTCTTTTCACTGATCCGGTATTTTGCGGCTTTCCCGTTGATCACATAGCTGGCTGTGGTGCGGGACACCCCAGCGAGTTTGGCTATTTCATCTAATTTCATTTTTGGCTTTCACGGCTGACAGAATTTGTGCGGCGGATCATATAATCGCAAAGGATCCTGTGCGGAACAATTGCAATCTTAGCTGAAACCATTCAGCATGTCAGCTGAATGGTTTCAGCAGAGCGTCAAATTTGAATCAAGTTGTGCTGAGGCTTTTCTTTTCAAGTTTTGCTGAATCGTTTCAGCTTTGTTGGGAACTCAACTAGACTTGAAAGACGGGTAGAGCAACGAAAAGTTTTTGTGAATTAGAAAGAGGGATAGCGCATGTTGTCACTAACAAGTCGGGACATACAGCTACAGCAAGCCGCCGCCAATAAACAAGAAGCGATAAGCGCGTTGGCAGCAGGCCTGGAACAGCAGGGGCTGGTTGAGCAAGGGTATGTCAATGGGATGCTGGCACGGGAAGCGCAGAGCTCCACATTCTTGGGCAATGGGATTGCCATTCCCCACGGCACCACAGATACCCGCGCCCTTGTGAAGCAAACCGGGATTCGCGTGCATCATTTTCCACAGGGGGTTGACTGGGGCGATGGCAAAACGGCTTATCTGGCGATTGGGATTGCCGCCAAGTCGGACGAGCATCTGGGGATCCTCAAACAGCTGACCAAGGTGCTGTCGGTAGATGGCGTTGAACAAAAGCTGCAGCAGAGCGAGAGCGCCGACGCGCTGATCGCGATTCTCAATGGTGAGGCCCAATTGGAAGCCGAGCTCGATACCAGCCTGGTTCAGCTGGCGTTTCCGGCGACCGACTTGATCCAGCTGACCGCCGTTGCGGCCGGCTTGATCAAAAACCGAGAGCTGGCGACTAATGACAGCGTGGCAGATGCCATTGCCAGTGGCGCGAGCTATCTCGGTCAGGGCCTGTGGCTGGCAAAAACCGCCAGGTCTGTTTCACGCACCGCACTGTCCTTTGTGACGCCGGCACAAGCTTTTGAAGCTGACGGCCAGCCGGTACGCGGGCTGCTGATGGTTGCCGCCTGTAATGGTGCTCATCTGCCGCACCTGAATGTGCTGGCGCAACTGCTGTATAAGCAACAGGCCGACAAGCTGTTCAGCGCCGATGAAGAAAAAGTGGTGTTGCTGCTGAGCGAGGAGCAACTGGAAGGCAACAGCCAGGTGTTCAAGATCCGCAATGCCCATGGTCTGCATGCCCGGCCGGGCGCCATGCTGGTGAGTGTCGCCAAGAAGTTCAGCGCCAATGTGCTGGTGAAAAACCTCCATGGGGACGGCAAAGTTGTGAATGCCAAGAGCCTGATGAAGGTGATTGCCCTTGGGGTGAAGCAAGGCCATGAGCTGGAGTTTACCGTACAGGGGAATGATGGCGATCAGGCCCTGGCGGCTATCGGTCAGGCCATCGCGGACGGATTAGGTGAGGGAAGAGCATGAGTAGTCCAGTGAAGCCGAAAGTTGTGACGGTGACCCTGAACCCGGCACTGGATCTGACCGGCAGTCTGGTGTCGCTGATCCCGGGCAACGTGAATCTGGTCGAGCAGGGCTGCCTGCATCCGGCGGGGAAAGGGGTGAATGTTGCCAAGGTGCTGGCGGAGTTGGGCGCCGAAGTGACGGTCACCGGTCTGCTGGGCGCTGATAACCAGGAGCCGTTTTGCCAACTGTTTGAAACGCTGGGTGCAACGGATCGCTTTGTCCGGGTGTCGGGGGCCAGTCGGATCAACGTCAAGCTGGTGGAGGCGGATGGCCGGGTCAGTGATATCAATTTCCCCGGCGTGGCCGTGACGGAAGCCGATATTACTGCCTTTGAAGACACTTTATTTGCGCTGGCTGAGCTACACGATGTGTTTGTGATCTCGGGCAGCTTACCGCAGGGCATCACGCCGCAGCGCTGCGCCGGGTGGATCAGCGCCTTGCAGCAGACCGGGAAGCAGGTGTTCTTTGACAGCAGTAAAGCAGCATTGGCGGCTGGTCTCGAGGCTTCGCCCTGGCTGGTGAAGCCCAATGATGAAGAGCTGGCGGACTGGGCCGGACGTGCGCTGCTGAGCCGGGAAGAAATGACTGTCGTTGCCGAGCAGCTTGCGAGTCAAGGCGTTGAAAATGTGGTGGTGTCACTGGGCGCAGAAGGCGTGATGTGGCTCAACCGCGAAGGTTGGCTGCAAGGCCAGCCACCGAAGATGAATGTGGTCAGTACGGTCGGGGCCGGGGACACCCTGGTGGCCGGTTTGTGCTGGGGCGTCCTGAACGAATGGAACAAGCAAGAGACACTGAGCTTTGCCACCGCACTTTCAGCACTGGCGGTCGGCCAGGTTGGGGTTGGGGTCGAGGATCTCAACGCGGTGCTGGCGCTTCAGAAAAGTGTCCGTCTATCAGGTTGTAACGTGAATGCTAACATGGAACAGAGGGTATCATTATGAAAATCGCAGTGATCACAGCTTGTCCGAGCGGGATTGCCAATAGCGTCATTGCCGCCGGCTTAATGGAAAAAGCCGCCGCTGAACTCGACTGGTCAGTCGATATTGAATGTCAGTCGTCGGTGATTGCCGGTCAGGTGCTGAGCGAGCAGCAGATTGCTGCGGCCGATTGTATTGTCATTGCTGCCAATACCGCGGTAGACACCCGTCGCTTTGTCGATAAGAAAGTCTATCTGGCGGGGATTGATGCCTGTCTGGCAGATCCGAAAGCATTTCTTGAGCAAGCCGTAGCAAAGGCCCAGGTGTTGCGTGAAGTGCAAGTCACGGCAGCCGCACCCGCCGATGCAACCCCTGGCGCGAAGAAGATCGTGGCAATTACTGCCTGTCCGACCGGTGTTGCCCATACCTTTATGGCAGCTGAAGCGCTGGAAGAAGAAGGTCAGCGTCAGGGCCACACCATCAAAGTGGAAACCCGTGGCTCCGTGGGGGCCAAGAACCAGCTAACGGCGGAAGAGATTGCGGCGGCGGATCTGGTGGTGATTGCTGCGGATATCGAAGTGGATCTGGCACGCTTTGACGGTAAAAAGCTCTACAAAACCAGCACCGGTCTGGCGTTAAAGAAAACAGCCCAGGAGCTGGAGAATGCCTTTGCGACAGCCAGTGTTTACAAACATGAAGCGGGCGCGAAAACTGAAGCCGGTAGCGAGCAGGAAAAAACCGGGGCTTATAAACACCTGATGACCGGGGTTTCCCACATGCTGCCGCTGGTGGTGGCCGGTGGTTTGGCAATTGCGCTTTCCTTCGTGTTCGGTATTGAGGCCTTTAAAGAAGAGGGGACTCTGGCCGCTGCGTTGATGACCATTGGTGGCGGCTCAGCCTTTGCCTTGATGGTGCCGGTGCTGGCCGGATTTATTGCCTTCTCGATTGCCGATCGCCCGGGACTGGCACCCGGCCTGATTGGCGGGATGCTGGCCAGTTCGACCGGCGCCGGTTTCCTTGGCGGGATTGTGGCGGGCTTCCTGGCCGGTTATAGCGCCAAGCTTGTTGCGGATCGCCTCAAGCTGCCGCAATCCATGGAAGCGTTGAAGCCGATCCTGATCATCCCGTTGGTGGCGAGTCTGGTGACTGGCTTGATCATGACTTACATCGTTGGCGGTCCCGTCTCGGCTGCGATGACCGGTTTGACCGAGTTCCTCAATAATATGGGCTCCGCCAACGCCGTGCTGCTGGGGATCATTCTGGGCTCAATGATGTGCTTCGACCTGGGCGGCCCGGTGAACAAAGCGGCGTATACCTTCGGGGTCGGCCTACTGGCGTCGCAAACTTACGCGCCGATGGCAGCTGTCATGGCGGCAGGCATGGTGCCGGCACTGGGGATGGGGCTGGCAACCTTCCTGGCCAAACGCAAGTTTACTGCCAATGAAACCGAAGCAGGCAAGGCCTCCTTTGTGCTGGGGCTGTGCTTTATCTCTGAAGGGGCGATTCCGTTTGCGGCCCGCGATCCGATGCGGGTGATCCCAAGCTGCATGGCGGGTGGCGCCCTGACCGGGGCTCTGTCGATGCTGTTCGGGGCCAAACTGATGGCACCACACGGGGGTTTATTCGTGCTGTTCATTCCGAATGCGATCACCCCGGTGTTGATGTACCTGGTGGCGATTGCTGCGGGGACTGTGGTCACCGGTGTGACTTATGCCTTCCTGAAGAAAACGGAGCAGGCGGAACTGGTGCCGGTCGCAGCGAAGTGATCTGAATCGGTCGATAAAAAACGAAAGCCCCGGCATGAACATCATGCCGGGGCATTGCCACCGCTGCCTACAGTTGATTGAGCCCGCCGTCTTTGTGAGTTCTGTTCCCCTTGCATGCACAAAAGAACTCCGTCAAGCCGACCCATCTGTTATAAGTTGTAGACATTCCGTGCGTTGAAAAAACACAGCTTCCACTGCGATAGCGCTTTATTATTTTGATTTATCGTTATTATTTATTGTTATTATTTCCCCAAGTTTATTGTTTTTACTTGTGTTGTTATTGTTCTTTCTCGACCCGGATCAGGGTTTCACCATCCATCACCAACAGGTACGAGTGACCGACTTCCACCTCTTCCCCGCATAGATTCAGGGCGGTTAAGTTACTGCCGCTGCCGAGGAAAAGCTCTCCGGCACACCCGTCGAGGAGCTGCTGGCTCGACACCTGGCCTTTTTGCACCTTGCTGCTGGTAAACATACTCTCGTTGAGCACACTGATATCAAGATCCGCTAAGCTGAAAAATCGAATATAGATTTTGTCTGTGTCGGTTGCCTCGGCAAAGCGGATCGCAGTGAGCTGGGATTCGTTCTCGGCTTCATCGTCGTTCCATGACAGCAGCCAGTATTGTTCGCCGTTGTTGGTGATCAACTCAGACATAGTACTCAGCGTCGTCTGGCTGTTGGTGTCCATCGCACCGACATCAACAGTCAGCGGCGTATTTGAAGTCCAGTTTTCTGTGTGCCGCTGAACCACTTCGACGCTGTTACTTACGACGCGATGGTTGCCGTCAAATAGGGCGCTGCTGTTGTCACTGCGTTTGAGAAAGTAGTCAATGGCTTGCGCTGTGGTATTGATAAACGCAAAGCTGACCTGTTTACCGACGGCTTGATCCGGGGCTGTGATCTGCGTGGATGAGCCCCCACCGCCGCAGGCTGCCACTGCCATGATCACTCCGATTGCTAGCGCTGCCCTTATCATCTCAGGAACCTCGTTGTAATTATTTGTGAAGCTCAAAGTAAGCATATTGCAAGCGCTGGTGATTTTTTGATGAATCACGGGGAGAAAAATGAGTTTTTAATAACCAACTGAATTGAAATGAGAATTCCTCTCTCACTAGTGAGAATGTGCGGTGAGACGGCAGTAAGATGTGGGTGATGGGGCGATTTTTATCCGGTTTGAGCCGGCGGTGTGATTCTCAAGAAGACGTACGAACAACCGCAGCAAGGTGAGACGGTTGTCGCACGTTAAGGACTGGCAATAGGGAAATAACCGAGTAAAACACTCGGTTATTTTGCAAGGACAAAAATGTTTCTCATTAGCACATCCGGCGCTTCAGCCCGCTGATATCCAGTAGCCGGGTGGCGATTTCTTCGACCGACAACGAGGTGGTATTGAGGTACGGGATTGCTTCCCGACGGAACATAGATTCTACCTTATTGAGCTCGGTTTCACATTGATGCTGGCTGGCATAATCACTGTTGGCATAGCGGCCATTTCGGATCTCGACCAGGCGTTCGGTTCCGATTGTCAAACCATAGGTTTTGTAGCGAAACGGCTCAATGGCAGCCGGTAGCCTTAGTTTATCCATATCCTCGGCAATGAAGGGATAGTTCACGGCGCGGATCCCGAATTGCATGGCCAGATACAGGCTGGTCGGGGTTTTGCCGCAGCGCGAGACCCCCAATAAAATGATGTCAGCCTGTTCGAGGTTATTCAACGAGATGCCATCATCATGGGCCAGGGTGTACTCAATGGCTGCGATGCGATCCTGGTAACTGGCGGCATCTTTGTTAATACTGTGGGAGCGGTGCAGCATGGGTTTGGGCTCCATTTGCAAATCCTGTTTCAGTGGCTCAACCAGGGCGTTCAGAACATCATAAAAGTTCGCCTGGCTCTGCTCGATAATGGCTTTGATTTCCGGTAGCACAATGGAGTAGAACACCAGGGGTTTGACACCGGTCTCCTGATAGGCCAGATTGATTTTGCGCTGGACATCGTGAGCGCGATCGGCAGTTTCGACAAAGGGAAGGGTCGTTTGCCGGGTCTCAATGGGAAATTGGCCCAAAACTGCGTGGCCAAGTGTTTCAGAAGTAATCGCTGTACCGTCAGAAACGTAAAACACATCACGAAAATTGGATTTGCGCTGCATAAAAAGTTGAATCCTTAAAAATAATCTGTAACTTAAAGGGCATTAAATACTTATAACAATAACCTTACAGGGTATCTATTCTTGTTTTACATACTTAAGGTAAAACAAAATACCTGGGACGGGGACATATTGTGACGCAGTATTTTTTTGACTGCCAGAGCAATCGTTTTCGTTGAGGGGTTGCCCACATAAACTGTTGAATCCAATAAAGGAGAGTTGCCGTGCAACAGAATGTTGTTTGGTATGATGCTTTGTCAATGAACGATGTTGATAAAGTAGGTGGAAAGAATGCATCACTAGGTGAAATGGTTGCGAACCTGGCGAATGCCGGCGTGAAAGTACCAAATGGATATGCCACGACATCACATGCATTTAATCAGTTTCTTGAAGCGAACGATCTGAACGATCGCATCCATGATCTGCTCGATGCACTGGATGTGGATGATGTGAGTGCGTTGCAAAAGGCAGGAGAAACGATCCGCAATTGGGTTCTTGAAGCACCGCTTCCAGCTGAGCTGGAACATGAAATCCGTGAATGTTACAAGGAGCTGGGTGAAGGTGACGAGATGCTGTCTGTTGCTGTTCGCTCTTCCGCAACCGCAGAAGACCTGCCGGATGCATCCTTTGCCGGCCAGCAGGAAACCTTCCTCAACGTTCGTGGGATTGATGCGGTGATTGAAGCTGTGAAGCACGTATTTGCTTCGCTGTTTAACGACCGTGCGATTTCCTACCGTGTTCACCAGGGCTTTGAGCACAAAGGTGTGGCGCTGTCAGCAGGGATCCAGCGCATGGTTCGTTCTGACGTGGCTTCTTCGGGTGTGATGTTCACCCTGGATACGGAGTCCGGCTTCGATCAGGTGGTGTTTATCACATCATCCTGGGGTCTGGGCGAAATGGTTGTTCAGGGCGCTGTGAACCCGGATGAGTTTTACGTGCACAAACCAACGCTGGAAGCTGGTAATCCAGCAGTGGTTCGCCGTACCTTTGGGTCAAAGCAAATCAAGATGGTTTACGCTGGCGGCAAAGAGCTGGGCAAACAGGTTGAAATTCTCGATACCACAGAAGAAGAGCGCAAGCAGTTCTCGCTGACCGACGCTGAAATCGAGTCTCTGGCCAAACAAGCCATGATCATCGAAAAACACTACGGCCGTCCGATGGACATCGAGTGGGCGAAAGATGGGGTGACTGGCGAGTTGTTCATTGTTCAGGCGCGTCCGGAAACGGTTCGCTCACGTGATGATGCAACGGTTATGGAACGTTTCCACCTCAATGGTGACAGTAATGTTCTGGTTGAAGGTCGTGCTATCGGTCAGCGCATCGGTACCGGTCAGGTTCGCGTTGTCTCTGACTTGAGTCAGATGGATCAGGTGCAGAAAGGCGACGTGCTGGTTGCTGACATGACAGACCCGGATTGGGAACCTGTGATGAAGCGTGCTGCAGCAATTGTCACCAACCGTGGCGGCCGTACCTGCCACGCCGCGATTATCGCCCGTGAACTGGGGATTCCGGCTGTGGTCGGCTGTGGCAACGCAACAGACACCCTGGTTGACGGCCAGGAAGTGACCGTTTCTTGTGCCCAGGGTGAGACTGGCTTCATTTATGAAGGTGAGCTCGAGTTTGAAGTGCGCCGCTCTGCGGTTGACGATCTGCCGAACCTGCCGCTGAAAGTCATGATGAACGTGGGTAACCCGGACCGTGCTTTTGATTTCGCCTGCATTCCGAACGAAGGGGTTGGCCTAGCGCGTCTGGAATTCATCATCAACAAGATGATCGGCATTCACCCGAAAGCGCTGCTGAACTACAGCGAGCAGTCGGATGAGCTGAAAGCGGAAATCGACCAGCGTATCGTTGGTTACTCGGATCCGGCTGAGTTCTATATCGAGAAGCTGACGGAAGGGATCTCAACCCTGGCCGCTGCCTTCTGGCCAAAACGCGTGATTGTTCGCATGTCAGACTTCAAGTCGAATGAATACCGTAACCTGATTGGTGGTGTTCACTTTGAGCCGACTGAAGAAAACCCGATGCTTGGCTTCCGTGGCGCTTCTCGCTACATTTCGCCGAAGTTCGAAGATTGTTTCGCTCTGGAATGTGAAGCCATCAAGCGTGTTCGTGAGCGTATGGGTCTGAAGAATGTGGAAATCATGATCCCATTCGTTCGTACCGTGAGCGAAGCGGCGGGCGTGATTGACCTGCTGGCGAAGTTCGACCTGCGTCGCGGCGAGAACGGCCTGAAAGTTATCATGATGTGTGAGCTGCCTTCGAACGCGATTCTGGCGGATGAGTTCCTCAAGTACTTCGACGGCTTCTCCATCGGTTCGAACGACATGACGCAGCTGACGCTGGGTCTGGACCGTGACTCTGGTGAGATTGCCCACATGTTCGATGAGCGGAATGACGCGGTGAAAGCCATGCTGTCGATGGCGAT
It includes:
- a CDS encoding S8 family serine peptidase, with amino-acid sequence MACGAHATADELAGFGKPDMPMKYIVKFKDQPQSGLAVRSASPFSGNHLAQQSLLDRVNAKAVEAIGKKALYSAELDASALQTLESNPDVEYVEIDPPRYLLSETLPWGQTFVGATQLSDMNAGNRTVCIIDSGYDLAHNDLSGNQVNGTNDSGTGSWSSPGNNNAHGTHVAGTIAAISNNEGVVGVLPNQNVNLHIVKVFNESGWGYSSSLVKAIDTCVANNANVINMSLGGSQSSRTEENALKQHYDNGVLLIAAAGNDGNTAHSYPASYDSVMSVAAIDNQKHHAVFSQATNQVEIAAPGEAILSTVTLGEGRLADISLAGQSYFDRGVVPHNRLINTNGNYVPAPVPGTVTAELATCDTSAGNFQCGDMSGKVCLTERIGNQGSGAYPEVDAVEACYNAGASAAIVYSNTELAGLQNPFLVDTNNSYPMVSVSVDRQLGLDLANSVGQTITVSSTTNEDYEYYNGTSMATPHVTGVAALVWSYHPQCDASQVRQALTATAEDIDVAGRDNRTGYGLIDATAAKAYLDEGCNGPDGSGSGSDSFSNTTAVAIPDNKLSGITSAIDVTRAGDSGSITVDLDITHTYIGDLNVTLVAPNGDSVVLHNHSGGSANDIVKTYTVNYAGVDSQGTWQLKVYDNARRDTGTLNSWRINFQ
- the fruB gene encoding fused PTS fructose transporter subunit IIA/HPr protein encodes the protein MLSLTSRDIQLQQAAANKQEAISALAAGLEQQGLVEQGYVNGMLAREAQSSTFLGNGIAIPHGTTDTRALVKQTGIRVHHFPQGVDWGDGKTAYLAIGIAAKSDEHLGILKQLTKVLSVDGVEQKLQQSESADALIAILNGEAQLEAELDTSLVQLAFPATDLIQLTAVAAGLIKNRELATNDSVADAIASGASYLGQGLWLAKTARSVSRTALSFVTPAQAFEADGQPVRGLLMVAACNGAHLPHLNVLAQLLYKQQADKLFSADEEKVVLLLSEEQLEGNSQVFKIRNAHGLHARPGAMLVSVAKKFSANVLVKNLHGDGKVVNAKSLMKVIALGVKQGHELEFTVQGNDGDQALAAIGQAIADGLGEGRA
- the cra gene encoding catabolite repressor/activator → MKLDEIAKLAGVSRTTASYVINGKAAKYRISEKTQQKVMAVVDEFNFRPDHAATSLRAGSSRSLGLIIPDLENSSYARLAKLLERDARKAGYQLIISCSDDDMDTEMKVADNLLSRRIDALLVASALPTDHPFYHNIQTAGVPVIAIDRAMDDELFASVISEDLEGAFELTQSLLSDDIASIGLIGAVPELGVSVEREQGFRSAIQATRPALAIQVAYGDHFSQEQGQQLVQQWIDQNCLPEAILATSYTLFEGILDCLLANPELMQRTRLATFGDNRLLDFLPIKIQSLPQQFELIAENALELALNATAGRYRTGVEVIPRKIKRR
- the fruA gene encoding PTS fructose transporter subunit IIBC — encoded protein: MKIAVITACPSGIANSVIAAGLMEKAAAELDWSVDIECQSSVIAGQVLSEQQIAAADCIVIAANTAVDTRRFVDKKVYLAGIDACLADPKAFLEQAVAKAQVLREVQVTAAAPADATPGAKKIVAITACPTGVAHTFMAAEALEEEGQRQGHTIKVETRGSVGAKNQLTAEEIAAADLVVIAADIEVDLARFDGKKLYKTSTGLALKKTAQELENAFATASVYKHEAGAKTEAGSEQEKTGAYKHLMTGVSHMLPLVVAGGLAIALSFVFGIEAFKEEGTLAAALMTIGGGSAFALMVPVLAGFIAFSIADRPGLAPGLIGGMLASSTGAGFLGGIVAGFLAGYSAKLVADRLKLPQSMEALKPILIIPLVASLVTGLIMTYIVGGPVSAAMTGLTEFLNNMGSANAVLLGIILGSMMCFDLGGPVNKAAYTFGVGLLASQTYAPMAAVMAAGMVPALGMGLATFLAKRKFTANETEAGKASFVLGLCFISEGAIPFAARDPMRVIPSCMAGGALTGALSMLFGAKLMAPHGGLFVLFIPNAITPVLMYLVAIAAGTVVTGVTYAFLKKTEQAELVPVAAK
- the ppsR gene encoding posphoenolpyruvate synthetase regulatory kinase/phosphorylase PpsR, with product MQRKSNFRDVFYVSDGTAITSETLGHAVLGQFPIETRQTTLPFVETADRAHDVQRKINLAYQETGVKPLVFYSIVLPEIKAIIEQSQANFYDVLNALVEPLKQDLQMEPKPMLHRSHSINKDAASYQDRIAAIEYTLAHDDGISLNNLEQADIILLGVSRCGKTPTSLYLAMQFGIRAVNYPFIAEDMDKLRLPAAIEPFRYKTYGLTIGTERLVEIRNGRYANSDYASQHQCETELNKVESMFRREAIPYLNTTSLSVEEIATRLLDISGLKRRMC
- the ppsA gene encoding phosphoenolpyruvate synthase, translated to MQQNVVWYDALSMNDVDKVGGKNASLGEMVANLANAGVKVPNGYATTSHAFNQFLEANDLNDRIHDLLDALDVDDVSALQKAGETIRNWVLEAPLPAELEHEIRECYKELGEGDEMLSVAVRSSATAEDLPDASFAGQQETFLNVRGIDAVIEAVKHVFASLFNDRAISYRVHQGFEHKGVALSAGIQRMVRSDVASSGVMFTLDTESGFDQVVFITSSWGLGEMVVQGAVNPDEFYVHKPTLEAGNPAVVRRTFGSKQIKMVYAGGKELGKQVEILDTTEEERKQFSLTDAEIESLAKQAMIIEKHYGRPMDIEWAKDGVTGELFIVQARPETVRSRDDATVMERFHLNGDSNVLVEGRAIGQRIGTGQVRVVSDLSQMDQVQKGDVLVADMTDPDWEPVMKRAAAIVTNRGGRTCHAAIIARELGIPAVVGCGNATDTLVDGQEVTVSCAQGETGFIYEGELEFEVRRSAVDDLPNLPLKVMMNVGNPDRAFDFACIPNEGVGLARLEFIINKMIGIHPKALLNYSEQSDELKAEIDQRIVGYSDPAEFYIEKLTEGISTLAAAFWPKRVIVRMSDFKSNEYRNLIGGVHFEPTEENPMLGFRGASRYISPKFEDCFALECEAIKRVRERMGLKNVEIMIPFVRTVSEAAGVIDLLAKFDLRRGENGLKVIMMCELPSNAILADEFLKYFDGFSIGSNDMTQLTLGLDRDSGEIAHMFDERNDAVKAMLSMAIKAANKAGKYVGICGQGPSDHEDLADWLMEQGIDSVSLNPDTVVETWLHLGEKHA
- the pfkB gene encoding 1-phosphofructokinase codes for the protein MSSPVKPKVVTVTLNPALDLTGSLVSLIPGNVNLVEQGCLHPAGKGVNVAKVLAELGAEVTVTGLLGADNQEPFCQLFETLGATDRFVRVSGASRINVKLVEADGRVSDINFPGVAVTEADITAFEDTLFALAELHDVFVISGSLPQGITPQRCAGWISALQQTGKQVFFDSSKAALAAGLEASPWLVKPNDEELADWAGRALLSREEMTVVAEQLASQGVENVVVSLGAEGVMWLNREGWLQGQPPKMNVVSTVGAGDTLVAGLCWGVLNEWNKQETLSFATALSALAVGQVGVGVEDLNAVLALQKSVRLSGCNVNANMEQRVSL